A single window of Sphingobacteriales bacterium DNA harbors:
- the rlmN gene encoding 23S rRNA (adenine(2503)-C(2))-methyltransferase RlmN: MINVEKIDIRKLNLDELMLKIKSLGEPAFRAKQINEWIWKKSATSFDVMTNLSIQLREKLNLHFKFNPIQIHTEQISNDGTIKTAFKLHDGHFIEGVLIPSDNRATACVSSQVGCSLTCKFCATGYLKRERNLDAAEIYDQVVLINQQAIKHLGRPLTNIVFMGMGEPLLNYNNVMESIHKITSEDGLNMASKRITVSTAGIAKMIKKLADDHAKFNLALSLHAADDEKRDTIMPINEQNNIEALVEALNYFDEHTKSEITFEYILLDNVNDTIEDAKKLATLARRVNGVKVNIIEYNTIENVDYVKTAIEKREQFIQYLTKQKVIANVRRSRGKDIDAACGQLANKM; encoded by the coding sequence ATGATTAATGTTGAGAAAATAGACATTAGAAAACTAAATCTTGATGAGCTTATGCTCAAAATAAAATCATTGGGCGAGCCAGCATTCAGAGCAAAACAAATCAATGAATGGATATGGAAAAAATCGGCTACTAGTTTTGATGTAATGACAAATTTGTCCATCCAACTAAGAGAAAAATTAAATTTGCATTTTAAATTTAACCCAATTCAAATTCACACAGAACAAATTTCTAATGACGGAACAATCAAAACAGCATTCAAATTACACGATGGACATTTTATAGAAGGTGTATTAATTCCAAGTGATAACAGAGCCACAGCATGTGTATCATCTCAAGTTGGGTGTAGTCTTACATGCAAATTTTGTGCAACAGGATATTTAAAACGAGAAAGAAATTTAGATGCAGCAGAAATTTACGACCAAGTAGTTTTGATTAATCAACAAGCAATAAAACATCTTGGGCGACCACTCACAAATATTGTATTTATGGGCATGGGAGAGCCACTGCTCAACTATAATAATGTAATGGAAAGTATTCATAAAATCACATCTGAAGATGGATTGAATATGGCATCCAAGCGTATTACTGTTTCAACAGCAGGCATTGCCAAAATGATTAAAAAATTAGCTGATGACCATGCAAAGTTCAACCTTGCACTTTCATTACATGCAGCAGATGATGAAAAGAGAGATACAATAATGCCTATCAACGAACAAAATAATATAGAAGCATTAGTTGAAGCACTCAATTATTTTGACGAACATACAAAGAGCGAAATTACCTTCGAATATATTTTGCTAGATAATGTAAATGATACAATAGAAGATGCAAAAAAATTGGCAACATTAGCACGAAGAGTAAACGGCGTAAAAGTAAACATCATTGAGTACAATACTATTGAAAATGTAGACTATGTAAAGACTGCAATAGAAAAAAGAGAGCAGTTTATCCAATACCTAACAAAACAAAAAGTTATTGCAAATGTAAGAAGAAGCAGAGGCAAAGATATAGACGCAGCTTGCGGTCAATTAGCTAATAAAATGTAA
- the recA gene encoding recombinase RecA, which translates to MSEKNKDDNKLKALQLTLDKLDKQYGKGTVMKLGDNSIVDAEVIPTGSLGLDLALGINGFPRGRIIEIYGPESSGKTTIAIHAIAETQKRGGICAIIDAEHAFDKKYAEALGVDTDNLYITQPDDGEQALDIAEQLIRSAAIDLVVVDSVAALVPRSEIEGDMGDSKMGLHARLMSQAMRKLTGAINKTHCSCIFINQLRDKIGVMFGSPETTTGGNALKFYASIRLDIRRIGQIKDKEGNVIGNETRIKVVKNKLAPPFRTAEFDIFFGKGISKDGEIIDLGADLGIIQKSGAWYSYEGQKIGQGRDQVKQLFADNPEMSAEIEQKIKDKLSVK; encoded by the coding sequence ATGAGCGAAAAAAATAAAGATGACAATAAGCTAAAAGCACTACAACTTACCTTAGATAAGTTAGACAAACAATATGGGAAAGGCACAGTGATGAAGTTAGGTGATAACTCTATCGTTGATGCAGAAGTAATTCCAACTGGCTCTTTGGGCTTAGATTTAGCATTAGGTATTAATGGTTTTCCACGTGGAAGAATCATAGAAATATATGGTCCTGAAAGTTCTGGAAAAACGACAATCGCTATACATGCTATTGCAGAAACTCAAAAAAGAGGTGGAATCTGTGCTATCATAGATGCAGAGCATGCATTTGATAAAAAATATGCAGAAGCATTAGGTGTGGATACTGACAATCTTTACATCACTCAACCAGATGATGGAGAACAAGCATTGGATATTGCAGAGCAATTGATACGTTCTGCTGCAATTGATTTGGTAGTAGTAGACTCTGTAGCTGCATTAGTACCACGTAGTGAAATTGAAGGTGACATGGGCGATAGTAAAATGGGTTTACATGCACGTTTGATGAGTCAAGCAATGAGAAAACTAACTGGTGCTATTAACAAAACACATTGTTCATGTATTTTCATTAACCAATTGAGAGACAAAATAGGTGTGATGTTTGGTAGTCCTGAAACAACAACTGGTGGAAATGCCTTAAAATTCTATGCTTCAATACGTTTAGATATTAGAAGAATTGGACAAATAAAAGATAAGGAAGGCAATGTGATTGGCAACGAAACCAGAATTAAAGTGGTGAAAAATAAATTGGCGCCTCCATTTAGAACTGCTGAATTTGATATTTTCTTTGGTAAAGGAATTTCTAAAGATGGGGAAATTATAGATTTGGGAGCAGACTTGGGTATTATACAAAAAAGTGGTGCTTGGTATAGCTACGAAGGTCAAAAAATTGGACAAGGTAGAGACCAAGTAAAACAATTATTTGCTGATAATCCTGAGATGTCTGCTGAAATTGAACAGAAAATAAAAGATAAATTAAGCGTAAAATAA
- a CDS encoding undecaprenyl-phosphate glucose phosphotransferase, with product MKKRVTNLFILAHSIGDLVILNAAYLIGHFWAFWGKPIQLFSEMYLQLWIYLNLLYFVSAQISGTFDMYRNTRFFTLLSSLVRLFFFQVVLAFSYIVVFKDLNNTFKISRELLLVTYATSFILTIIWRFGFIKTVRFYRSKGFNNRTVLIVGAGHSAQEFKKMLEHRMEYGYKFLGFFEDHPEKFSVEVRKHILGNIEDAKLYALRNEIDEIFCALQHNEESKIKDLIQFGDENLVRVKIVPDMSRFLSHHLNKIEIDYYGQIPVMTLRPEPLESFVNRFIKRAFDILFSFFIITFVLSWLIPIIAIIIKMTSKGPIFFIQKRSGLMRNTFDVIKFRTMYVNDKAHELQATRDDVRITPIGRFLRKYNLDELPQFINVFFGHMSVIGPRPHMLKHTHEYSKIIDKFMVRHLIKPGITGWAQVNGFRGETRNHESIVDRVKADVWYIENWSFALDVKIIIMTIINMIRGEENAF from the coding sequence ATGAAAAAAAGAGTGACCAATTTATTTATCTTAGCTCATTCTATTGGAGATTTGGTTATCCTAAATGCTGCTTACCTTATTGGCCACTTTTGGGCATTTTGGGGTAAGCCTATTCAATTGTTTTCAGAGATGTATTTGCAACTTTGGATTTATTTGAATCTTCTATATTTCGTATCTGCTCAGATTTCTGGCACATTTGACATGTATCGAAATACAAGATTTTTTACTTTATTATCATCATTGGTAAGATTGTTTTTCTTCCAAGTTGTTTTAGCATTTTCATATATAGTTGTATTTAAAGATTTGAATAATACATTCAAAATTTCAAGAGAATTATTATTAGTTACTTATGCTACATCTTTTATTCTTACAATTATATGGCGTTTTGGATTTATAAAAACAGTAAGATTTTATAGATCTAAAGGTTTTAATAATAGAACTGTACTTATTGTTGGTGCTGGGCATTCTGCACAAGAATTTAAAAAAATGCTTGAGCATAGAATGGAATATGGATATAAGTTTTTAGGTTTTTTTGAGGATCATCCAGAAAAATTTAGCGTTGAGGTAAGAAAACACATATTAGGAAATATCGAAGATGCAAAACTATATGCATTGAGAAATGAAATTGATGAAATATTTTGTGCATTACAACATAATGAAGAATCAAAAATTAAAGATTTAATACAGTTTGGAGATGAAAATTTAGTAAGAGTAAAAATTGTTCCAGACATGTCAAGATTTTTATCACATCATTTAAATAAAATAGAAATTGACTATTACGGACAAATTCCTGTAATGACCTTGAGACCAGAGCCATTAGAAAGTTTTGTTAATCGATTCATAAAAAGAGCATTTGATATTCTATTCTCATTTTTCATTATTACATTTGTGCTTTCATGGTTGATTCCTATTATTGCAATCATTATTAAAATGACATCAAAAGGTCCAATATTTTTTATACAAAAACGCTCGGGTTTAATGCGAAATACATTCGATGTGATAAAATTTAGAACCATGTATGTCAATGATAAAGCACATGAATTACAAGCAACTAGAGATGATGTCCGCATTACGCCAATAGGAAGATTTCTAAGAAAATATAACTTAGATGAACTACCTCAGTTTATAAATGTATTCTTCGGACATATGTCTGTTATTGGACCAAGACCACATATGTTAAAACATACACATGAATATTCAAAAATTATTGATAAATTTATGGTCAGACATTTGATAAAACCTGGCATAACAGGTTGGGCTCAAGTGAATGGATTTAGAGGCGAAACTCGAAACCACGAAAGTATTGTAGATAGAGTGAAAGCAGACGTATGGTACATAGAGAATTGGAGTTTTGCACTAGATGTAAAAATTATTATTATGACAATTATCAATATGATTAGAGGAGAAGAAAATGCATTTTAA
- a CDS encoding outer membrane beta-barrel protein, translating into MHKILISLGLCLLISTLNAQDNGNTTVSTEATKTETKGVSPEVKAKVNKAKDRILIEFGLNQMLNRPNDLKMSAFSRSLNAYFTYDVVLGKSRFSVAPGIGIGTDNYYHKKNGIAWPNNTNLQDTITSFPLLGDSVTAKKSKLGLVYAEIPLEFRFRSKPNKKQTSWKLAAGFKLGFLLASKWKYKGEDIETGTGEVKFKEFKVANVNKLRYGVYVRGGYGIFNLYVNYQISSVFQKNKGPQMYPLQFGIAICGL; encoded by the coding sequence ATGCACAAAATACTTATCAGCCTTGGACTTTGTCTACTTATATCTACATTAAACGCACAAGATAATGGCAATACTACTGTAAGTACAGAAGCTACAAAAACAGAAACGAAAGGCGTATCGCCAGAAGTAAAAGCAAAAGTAAATAAAGCAAAAGATAGAATACTAATAGAATTCGGATTAAATCAAATGCTAAACAGACCAAATGATTTAAAAATGAGTGCATTTTCAAGAAGTCTTAATGCCTATTTTACTTATGATGTAGTTTTAGGGAAATCAAGATTTAGTGTTGCACCAGGAATTGGAATAGGAACAGATAATTATTATCATAAAAAAAATGGCATAGCATGGCCAAATAATACCAACTTACAAGATACTATCACATCATTTCCATTACTTGGAGATTCTGTTACTGCAAAAAAATCTAAGCTAGGATTAGTTTACGCAGAGATTCCTTTGGAATTTAGATTTCGCTCAAAACCAAATAAAAAACAAACATCTTGGAAACTAGCAGCAGGTTTCAAACTTGGATTCTTGTTAGCAAGCAAATGGAAATACAAAGGCGAAGATATAGAAACTGGCACAGGAGAAGTAAAATTCAAAGAATTTAAAGTAGCCAATGTAAACAAATTAAGATATGGCGTATATGTGCGTGGTGGATATGGAATTTTCAATCTATATGTTAATTATCAAATATCATCTGTATTCCAGAAAAACAAAGGACCACAAATGTATCCATTGCAATTTGGTATAGCCATTTGCGGTTTGTAA
- a CDS encoding 2-isopropylmalate synthase, translated as MDNKVYIFDTTLRDGEQVPGCQLNTVEKIEVAIALEKLGVDVLEAGFPISSPGDFNSVVEISKNITNPTICALTRAVAQDIECAAEALKFAKRGRIHTGIGSSDIHIQNKLRTTRENILEKAAWAAKYARNFVDDVEFFCEDAGRADLEFLAKMVETVIANGATVVNIPDTTGYCTPDQYGAKIAYLMNNVPNIDKAILSVHCHNDLGLATANSIAGLKNGARQVEVTMNGIGERAGNTSLEEIAMILKSHKESINLYTDINVKNIYPTSRLITRLMRMPVQANKAIVGRNAFSHSSGIHQDGVLKNRENYEIINPQDVGVPESLILLTARSGRAALKHRLELIGYNLSTEELDTAYQQFLKVADAKKEINDQDLLEMMGENTSGKMYQIVDLSVNCGSKHHAEASVELTKNDQHLKATAEGNGPVDATLKAIDKIINRPNKLEEYLVQAITGGSNDVGKVHIQISRDGVFYYGFGADTDIVFASAMAYIDALNKTV; from the coding sequence ATGGATAATAAAGTATATATATTTGATACAACACTTAGAGATGGTGAACAAGTGCCAGGTTGCCAGTTAAATACAGTCGAGAAAATTGAAGTAGCGATAGCATTAGAGAAATTAGGCGTTGATGTTTTAGAAGCAGGATTTCCAATTTCATCACCTGGAGATTTTAATTCAGTTGTAGAAATTTCAAAAAATATTACCAATCCAACTATTTGTGCATTAACAAGAGCTGTGGCACAAGATATAGAATGCGCAGCAGAGGCACTAAAATTTGCAAAAAGAGGTAGAATACACACTGGAATTGGAAGCTCAGATATTCATATCCAAAATAAACTAAGAACGACAAGAGAAAATATATTAGAAAAAGCAGCGTGGGCAGCAAAATATGCACGTAACTTTGTTGATGATGTAGAATTTTTCTGCGAAGATGCTGGTCGTGCAGATTTAGAATTTTTAGCAAAAATGGTAGAAACAGTAATTGCTAATGGTGCCACAGTAGTAAATATTCCAGATACAACAGGCTATTGCACGCCAGACCAATATGGTGCAAAAATTGCCTATTTGATGAATAATGTTCCAAATATTGATAAAGCAATTTTATCTGTTCATTGTCATAATGACTTAGGTTTGGCAACTGCAAATTCAATTGCTGGTTTAAAAAATGGTGCAAGACAAGTTGAGGTAACTATGAATGGAATTGGCGAACGTGCAGGAAATACTTCATTAGAAGAAATTGCAATGATTCTAAAATCACACAAAGAGAGTATAAATCTTTACACAGATATTAATGTAAAAAATATTTATCCAACTTCAAGATTAATCACAAGATTGATGCGTATGCCAGTACAAGCAAATAAAGCAATTGTTGGTAGAAATGCATTCTCACACTCATCAGGAATTCATCAAGATGGCGTATTAAAGAATAGAGAAAATTATGAAATAATCAATCCACAAGATGTAGGTGTGCCAGAGTCATTAATATTATTGACAGCAAGAAGTGGACGCGCCGCGCTTAAACATAGATTAGAATTAATTGGATATAATTTAAGTACTGAAGAATTAGATACAGCATACCAACAATTTTTGAAAGTTGCTGATGCAAAAAAAGAAATTAATGATCAAGATTTATTAGAAATGATGGGTGAAAACACATCTGGGAAAATGTATCAGATTGTTGATTTATCAGTGAATTGTGGTAGTAAACACCATGCAGAAGCAAGTGTAGAATTAACCAAAAACGACCAACACCTAAAAGCAACAGCAGAAGGCAATGGTCCAGTAGATGCTACACTCAAAGCAATAGATAAAATAATAAATAGACCAAATAAATTAGAAGAATATTTAGTACAAGCAATTACTGGTGGCAGTAATGATGTAGGTAAAGTTCATATCCAAATTTCTAGAGATGGTGTATTTTATTATGGTTTTGGAGCAGACACAGATATCGTATTTGCATCAGCAATGGCATATATTGATGCATTAAATAAAACAGTATAA
- a CDS encoding peptidase M10, which produces MSVIQLDKVNKIIYVDSVFNIYGTFANEHYAQIIQQEIEQKWNAADGKVLLFEQIFKVIFRVKIVIYNLILPDTILQNEDYINNYIRIETASKMHVSFVDGILSNSGYFITSNLEQGSTVAHEFGHMLGLKHPDVLDIRGKGQPSIMYPRGTLVDPAFQYDAQAIAGQPGGTINPTVRIVTQTDIDNLKIAQQIDANQFFLGKLTNKHHEIFIAPENS; this is translated from the coding sequence ATGAGCGTTATTCAATTAGATAAGGTAAATAAAATTATATATGTAGATAGTGTATTCAATATATATGGAACATTTGCAAACGAACATTATGCACAAATTATTCAGCAGGAAATTGAACAAAAATGGAATGCTGCTGATGGTAAAGTATTGTTATTTGAGCAAATTTTTAAAGTAATTTTTAGAGTAAAAATTGTAATCTATAATTTAATACTTCCAGATACAATTTTGCAAAACGAAGATTATATCAATAATTATATAAGAATTGAAACTGCATCGAAGATGCATGTATCTTTTGTTGATGGAATATTGTCAAATTCAGGATATTTTATAACATCAAATTTAGAACAAGGCTCAACAGTAGCACATGAATTTGGACACATGTTGGGTTTGAAACATCCTGATGTTTTGGATATTAGAGGAAAAGGTCAACCAAGTATTATGTACCCACGTGGTACTTTGGTTGATCCTGCTTTTCAATATGATGCACAAGCAATTGCTGGACAACCAGGCGGCACTATCAATCCAACAGTTAGAATTGTAACACAAACTGATATTGATAATTTAAAAATTGCACAGCAAATAGATGCAAACCAGTTTTTCTTAGGAAAACTAACAAATAAACACCACGAAATTTTTATTGCACCAGAAAATAGCTAA
- a CDS encoding glycosyltransferase family 39 protein — protein sequence MKALLQKHKTLIFLLLITFLLRFILFLIFMPWKPEMENNVVLLYDAVGYQKLALSILHFFHIKTEVLRTPIYPAFVAGIYAIFGIKPYIVIFFQILLSTCTAYFFYKIVEQLCSQKVANIALLIFAIEPTLILYTTFLYSEILFMFFTILSLWMLLLGLKNQQIKYFILSSIALGLATLTRPAGQYLILVHIIIILIYNRNYIQNIKYATVIFLIYIVSISPWAIRNYVFHGRLKISSTMEHNALILSSFYTAFKSSPLPKDTIINQFLVQVKLMAPDSLKDKMPTNAVELNKSQSFENTEVFAKVAKQYLMSHKKEFILAQIKGAINLHINMGTEQYMLRLHQETKRWNIRDKVSLGLFGAAKKFFATKTPTEIFLGLSILLVLGIIYFSTIIGIFYLIKQKKYFVLLFCILNIGYYVALSSIYPTPRFRNPFMPFYIFLASVGINYLMTKKHVLENQ from the coding sequence ATGAAAGCATTATTACAAAAGCATAAAACATTAATTTTTCTCTTATTGATTACATTTCTATTGAGATTTATATTGTTTCTAATTTTTATGCCTTGGAAACCAGAAATGGAAAATAATGTTGTATTGTTGTATGATGCAGTTGGCTACCAAAAATTAGCATTATCTATTTTGCATTTCTTTCACATCAAAACGGAAGTATTGCGCACACCAATTTATCCTGCGTTTGTAGCTGGAATATACGCAATCTTTGGCATCAAACCATACATCGTAATCTTTTTTCAAATTCTATTAAGCACTTGTACTGCCTATTTTTTTTATAAAATTGTTGAGCAATTATGCAGTCAAAAAGTGGCAAATATAGCATTGCTAATATTTGCAATAGAACCAACACTCATATTATACACTACATTTTTGTATTCAGAAATATTATTCATGTTCTTTACCATACTTAGTTTGTGGATGCTTTTATTAGGTTTGAAAAATCAACAAATAAAATATTTTATTTTATCATCTATAGCATTAGGTTTGGCAACACTTACAAGACCAGCAGGACAATATTTAATTCTAGTACATATAATAATTATATTGATTTACAATAGGAACTACATTCAAAATATCAAATATGCAACAGTTATTTTCTTAATATATATTGTTAGTATTTCTCCTTGGGCAATTAGAAATTATGTATTTCATGGTAGATTAAAAATATCAAGTACTATGGAACATAATGCATTGATATTATCAAGCTTTTATACAGCATTTAAAAGTTCGCCATTACCAAAAGATACAATTATAAATCAGTTTTTAGTACAAGTAAAATTAATGGCACCTGATAGTTTAAAAGACAAAATGCCCACAAATGCTGTAGAGCTAAATAAATCGCAAAGCTTTGAAAATACTGAAGTATTTGCTAAAGTAGCAAAGCAATATCTAATGTCGCACAAAAAAGAATTTATCTTAGCACAAATTAAAGGTGCTATTAATTTACATATTAATATGGGCACAGAACAGTACATGCTTAGGTTGCATCAAGAAACCAAACGTTGGAATATTAGAGATAAAGTTTCATTAGGCTTATTTGGTGCTGCAAAGAAATTTTTTGCTACGAAAACACCAACAGAAATATTTCTAGGGTTATCTATCTTATTGGTATTGGGCATAATATATTTTTCAACTATAATTGGAATCTTTTACCTAATAAAACAAAAAAAGTATTTTGTTTTATTGTTTTGTATATTAAATATTGGCTACTACGTAGCATTGTCAAGTATATATCCAACACCACGTTTTCGAAATCCATTTATGCCTTTTTATATTTTTTTAGCAAGTGTTGGCATCAATTATTTAATGACTAAGAAGCATGTCCTAGAAAATCAATAA
- a CDS encoding phosphoribosylaminoimidazolesuccinocarboxamide synthase, with product MSITQTHFTLPKQTHYYKGKVRDVYTISPDILVMIVTDRISAFDVVLPKPIPYKGQILNEIANYHLEKTKDILPNWVMATPHPNVTIGKMCEPFKIEMVVRGYLAGSAWRAYKAGVRTICGVTLEDGLKENQKLSQAIITPTTKASIGHDEEISKEEIIAQNIVSKEDYEQLEKYTHAIFERGTELAMERNLILVDTKYEFGKIGNQIYLMDEIHTPDSSRYFYADGYEERLQNNEPQKQLSKEFVRTWLIENDFMGKEGQIVPKMTDEVVQLISDRYIELYENILGKKFIPKSDEVDMEKSIIDFLGHAS from the coding sequence ATGAGCATTACACAAACGCATTTTACCTTGCCCAAGCAAACACATTATTACAAAGGAAAAGTACGTGATGTGTACACCATTTCTCCTGATATTTTGGTGATGATAGTTACAGATAGAATTTCTGCTTTTGATGTAGTTTTGCCAAAGCCAATTCCTTACAAAGGTCAAATATTAAATGAAATTGCAAATTATCATTTAGAAAAAACAAAAGATATTTTGCCTAATTGGGTAATGGCAACTCCACATCCTAATGTAACAATAGGCAAAATGTGTGAGCCATTTAAAATAGAAATGGTAGTTCGTGGGTATCTGGCTGGTTCTGCGTGGAGAGCTTATAAAGCTGGTGTTAGAACAATTTGTGGTGTGACATTAGAAGATGGATTGAAAGAAAATCAGAAACTTAGTCAAGCAATTATTACACCAACCACGAAAGCTAGTATTGGGCATGATGAAGAAATATCGAAAGAAGAAATTATAGCACAAAATATTGTTTCAAAAGAAGATTATGAACAATTAGAAAAATATACACATGCCATTTTTGAGCGAGGTACTGAATTGGCAATGGAAAGAAATTTGATTTTGGTTGATACAAAATATGAATTTGGAAAAATTGGAAATCAAATTTATTTGATGGATGAGATACACACGCCTGATTCTTCGAGATATTTTTATGCTGATGGCTATGAAGAAAGATTGCAGAACAATGAGCCACAGAAACAATTATCGAAAGAGTTTGTAAGAACTTGGTTGATAGAAAATGATTTTATGGGAAAAGAAGGACAAATAGTTCCTAAAATGACAGATGAAGTTGTTCAACTTATTTCTGATAGATATATTGAATTGTATGAAAATATTTTAGGCAAAAAATTTATTCCAAAATCTGATGAAGTAGACATGGAAAAAAGTATTATTGATTTTCTAGGACATGCTTCTTAG
- the mraZ gene encoding division/cell wall cluster transcriptional repressor MraZ — translation MLAFTGHYEVKIDAKGRLKLPVDLLRQIPDETKNTYVLNKGLDNCLRLYPIQLWNQVTKELSRLSTFRTNERQFLRFFYQDATNIELDSSDRILIPKRLQEKVDIQSDIVILAYHDTIEIWSKAVYDSTIKEPENYADMADNILSSLNQNNH, via the coding sequence ATGCTAGCATTCACAGGACATTATGAAGTAAAAATTGACGCCAAAGGAAGACTAAAACTTCCAGTCGATTTATTACGTCAAATTCCTGATGAAACAAAAAATACTTACGTACTCAATAAAGGATTAGACAACTGCTTGAGATTGTATCCAATACAATTGTGGAATCAAGTAACCAAAGAACTAAGTAGACTAAGTACTTTTAGAACTAACGAAAGACAGTTCTTGAGATTTTTTTATCAGGACGCAACAAATATTGAGCTGGATTCGAGTGATAGAATTTTGATTCCAAAACGACTACAAGAAAAAGTTGATATTCAATCAGATATTGTAATTCTTGCATATCATGACACAATTGAGATTTGGAGCAAAGCTGTGTACGATAGCACAATTAAAGAACCTGAAAACTACGCAGATATGGCAGATAATATTTTGAGTAGTTTAAATCAAAACAACCATTAA
- the rsmH gene encoding 16S rRNA (cytosine(1402)-N(4))-methyltransferase RsmH, whose product MYHIPVMLKECIQGLNIKPNGIYVDVTFGGGGHSKEILNHLNEEGKLFAFDIDDDAQKNEINDNRFVLIQANFRHIKKFLRLHQITKVDGILADFGISSHQIDAADRGFSIRYNADLDMRMQQNQTITAKTIVNTYDALQLQNILGYYGEVPNARTLVAAIVNHREVEPINTTKQLVKICLHYVRGKEHKYLAQVFQAIRIEVNDELNAIKDFLQQAFELLDNQGRLVTLTYHSLEDRLVKNFIKTGNIDGNIEKDFYGKIHRPFSLINKKPILATPEEIEQNSRARSAKLRVVEKIA is encoded by the coding sequence ATGTATCATATTCCAGTCATGTTGAAAGAATGCATACAAGGTTTAAATATTAAGCCTAATGGAATCTATGTAGATGTAACATTTGGTGGTGGTGGACATTCAAAAGAAATTTTAAATCATCTTAATGAAGAGGGAAAATTATTTGCCTTCGATATTGATGATGATGCTCAGAAAAATGAGATTAATGACAATCGTTTTGTACTTATTCAAGCAAACTTCAGACATATAAAAAAATTCTTAAGACTACATCAAATAACAAAGGTTGATGGCATTTTAGCAGACTTCGGTATTTCATCACACCAAATTGATGCTGCAGATAGAGGTTTTTCTATACGTTACAATGCAGACTTAGATATGCGTATGCAACAAAACCAAACAATTACTGCAAAAACAATTGTAAATACTTACGATGCTCTTCAGTTGCAAAATATTTTAGGTTACTATGGCGAAGTACCCAATGCAAGAACATTAGTAGCAGCAATTGTTAACCATCGAGAAGTAGAGCCAATCAATACAACAAAACAATTAGTAAAGATTTGCCTACACTACGTAAGAGGAAAAGAACATAAATATCTAGCTCAGGTGTTTCAAGCAATTAGAATTGAAGTGAATGATGAGTTGAACGCAATTAAAGATTTTTTACAACAAGCATTCGAATTACTAGACAATCAAGGAAGATTAGTAACACTAACCTATCATTCATTAGAAGATAGATTAGTAAAAAATTTTATCAAAACAGGAAATATTGATGGAAACATTGAGAAAGATTTTTATGGTAAAATACATAGACCATTTTCATTAATTAATAAAAAACCAATATTAGCAACACCAGAAGAGATAGAACAAAATTCAAGAGCAAGAAGTGCAAAATTAAGAGTAGTAGAAAAAATAGCATGA